In Corylus avellana chromosome ca2, CavTom2PMs-1.0, the following proteins share a genomic window:
- the LOC132172059 gene encoding acyl-CoA--sterol O-acyltransferase 1-like yields the protein MEGTEMKNFAKVWLSVFISLSYCYGLGKFVRRGIPRLLAVIPIVCLFLLLPLNLSSVHLGGTTAFFIAWLANFKLLLFAFGKGPLSSHPSLSLGRFFALACFPIKIQQIKETPPGKSHSIAPKKPKIGQKSPLNFAVKGLLVALFVRVYDYRDHIHPTAILVLYCFHIYFGLEIILAMVAALTRALLGLELEPQFDDPYLSTSLQDFWGRRWNLMVTGILRPTVYEPVLNTCNRVVGRRLAAFPAVLGTFLASALMHELMFYYLGRVRPTWEITWFFLLHGVCLMVEIALKKTLPGNFRLPRLISRILTVGFVMVTGFWLFFPQFLRCKADVRGLEEYAALGAFLKNAFRGMQLQRFNASRTL from the coding sequence ATGGAGGGTACTGAGATGAAGAACTTCGCCAAGGTATGGCTTTCAGTCTTCATATCTCTAAGCTACTGTTATGGCTTAGGAAAGTTTGTCCGCAGAGGCATTCCAAGGCTTCTTGCTGTAATCCCAATCGTCTGTCTCTTCCTTCTCCTTCCTCTCAACCTCTCCTCCGTGCATCTCGGAGGCACCACTGCTTTCTTCATTGCTTGGCTCGCCAATTTCAAACTCTTGCTCTTTGCATTTGGCAAAGGGCCACTTTCCTCACACCCATCACTCTCTCTTGGCCGCTTCTTTGCCCTGGCTTGTTTTCCCATTAAAATCCAACAAATCAAAGAAACCCCACCTGGAAAATCGCATTCAATTGctcccaaaaagcccaaaattgGCCAGAAATCGCCTCTCAATTTTGCAGTAAAGGGTCTGCTAGTAGCATTGTTTGTCCGAGTCTATGACTACCGCGACCACATTCATCCAACGGCCATACTCGTTCTATACTGTTTCCACATATATTTCGGCCTTGAAATCATCCTAGCCATGGTTGCAGCCCTGACTCGAGCCCTCCTGGGCCTGGAACTCGAGCCGCAGTTCGATGATCCGTACCTCTCCACCTCGTTGCAAGACTTCTGGGGCAGAAGATGGAACCTCATGGTCACCGGCATACTACGACCGACCGTATACGAACCTGTCCTCAACACGTGTAACCGTGTTGTAGGTCGTAGGTTGGCCGCTTTTCCAGCGGTGCTGGGGACGTTTCTGGCTTCGGCTCTAATGCACGAGCTCATGTTTTACTACCTGGGCCGCGTGCGGCCCACCTGGGAGATCACGTGGTTCTTTCTCCTCCACGGTGTCTGTTTGATGGTCGAGATCGCTCTGAAGAAGACCCTTCCCGGTAATTTCCGGTTGCCGAGGCTGATATCTAGGATCCTGACCGTTGGATTCGTGATGGTTACCGGCTTTTGGCTTTTCTTTCCCCAGTTCCTCCGGTGTAAGGCTGATGTCCGGGGGCTTGAGGAGTACGCGGCTCTCGGCGCCTTTTTGAAGAACGCTTTTCGT